CAAAACCTACTTGGAAGTTGTAAAGCTATGGTGTTTATAGACCAAATGAGCATTCTCTCCTGATAGGCTAATCTTTCGAGATGAGTTCTCTTATTTGGTCTATAACATTGATGCTCTCGTTGAGAGGCCCAACGACTCATAGTAGTGACATGAACGTAGTAGCCCACATAGTCAAAGGAACCAGTTGTAACCAATGCAGTAGTTGAACATGAAGGGGGGTCGATTGTTACGGACTCTGTCCCACATCAACAGTTGTATACTGGTATTTGGTTTAAAAACCAAATGAACTCTCTCACCTAATAAGATAGCATTTTAGGATGAGCTCGTTTGTTTTTTAGGTCGATTGTTAGGACTCTAGTGTCCCACATTGGTAGTGTAAAGCAACTAGTACGCAGTATATAAACCAAATGAACACTCTCACCTAATAAGCTAGTTGGTTAGGATGAGCCCTTTAGGAGGTCCTAATTTAACCCTAAATGATGTCGGATGGCCGAAATCCATTGTCCATCATGGCATAGCAATGACTTTAATTCTTTAGCTCGATTAGCAACACCGCGTGAATTTCAAGTCATTACGACACAAAAACGTTTTCAGTGTTGCCAATGTTGTCGAAAATGCATCAATGTTCAAAGGTAAAAGGATAGGCTCCCATCCAtatgtctattttattttcatgtgAAACCGATGTGAGATCCGATCGAACCATCCTTGTTTTGAAACGTAGACGACAAACATGTGGCAAACCTAAAGCTAGGCCCACATGTTCGATGAAAATCCATCTAGCCACAAATTTCCCCGCAAGCCATCCAGATCAAATAGACCGGACAAAATTGATAAGCATATCAGTTGCGAAGCCCTAACTTAATCCAAAATCATGATCCTTAAAGTAAAGGGTGCCACTTAAAGTAGAGGGTGCCTATCTACCATACGTTTTTTTTAATCGTATTAGGGGTGTTTTTAATCATTTCGTTTTGATCTGCACAAAAATCCTTCATCAATGTCACACTCCCCATGCAATGCACTACAACAGTCATCCACGATTTAAAAATTGATCGTCGTGATTCCTTCCATTTGTGCTAGCTATGTAGTATGTTTTACTACTACCTATCTTCTATTTGCTACTTCTTGACTAACCATTGCtccatctctttctctcttcacCTCCCACATCTTCCATTAAGACCTTCCCTACTTTTCAATGGCCACTAAACTTTGTTGCTCCATGACAGATGTTCGGACTAAAAGCACCAAAACTTGGTGCAATATCATGTGTCATTTGTGAGGTCATAATCACCTTTCACTATATAAAATgttcatttattttgtatattcaTCTAAATGATGTTTTAGTCACTATACTTAGTATGTAGCATGACAGAGTTATTCACATGGTGCAAAAGGTGTCAATAAAAGAAGAAACATTGGAAATAAACAAGAGAAAGAGAACATTTCAAGTGCATATGCTAATCATAGTTATGTAGAGATGTGCACAAGAAAGGAGAAGAGAAAATACCAGGAACTCTATCGGCGAGACCCAAGGTGCGACACAAGTTTGGATTATGTTTATGTTTGTCAGCCAACTTCAGAAAACTTAATAGCTCACTTCTGTCAAAAGAAGAGGATATACCATACACTGCCAAGAGATGCAAGAATGCTAACGCCTCTGTCGGACGTTCAGCACTACTTGTTTCCGACTTCCATAAGCAAGCAAGTTTAGTTGCTGCTTGTTTAACACAAGGCTGAATCTTAGGTGACAGTTTGGCTAATTGATCTAACAAAAGAATTGTGGCTCTCCTCTCCATATCAAGTGTCCCCAAACGGATTTCCTCAAACCCGTGCAGTGCTTCTATAACGAGCTTTGCTGGATCAGGAGATATTGAAAGGATTTTATAAAAGTTACGACCCATTAATTCCAAATCTTTCTCTGGAAACCTAATCAATGCTACTAAATGGTTCTTGTGCAGTGCAAGTTTCGAGTCTACTGCTTCATCTTGTTTAGTAGTTAAACAAGCATCAGTTACCATTTGTTGTTTTGATCCTTGTTCTTTAAAATGAACATCATTTAGCTTTTCCTTCACGTCTACTTCTCTCGGCTTGCACACATGTTGCTCTTTATCTGCAACTAGCCCAGCATCAGTCCCTACAGATTGTTGATGGGGCTGATCTGGCTCACTTAATGCAAGATTTTCCTTTGCACAAGATTGTGTGGTGGATTCTCTTATACAACTCAAACTCTTTTCCACAGAATCGAGCTCTTTATCGTCATGTTCCTTTTTACAAGAAACCAAATTCACTTGCTGCAATTCATGTTCTTGCTTCTTTTCTTCAGGCTTATTTTGAAGCTTCGACTTCTGCTGCTCATTTGATTTTTCTCTTCTCAACTCAGCCTCGTTCGTCCTCACATAACCAAGTTGCCCCTTTGCCGACTCCAACTTTTTTGTTTTATCTTCTTGAGACAAAGTAAGCTCTTTCTCAATGCTCTCAAGCTCTTTGAACCTTTTCTCCACTGATTCTCGAATTAGCTCAGCCTCATTCAAACTCGCAGTTAGAGATTCATGGGCCGCCTCCTCCCTTGACTCAAGCTCCTTAAACTTCTCAGCcataatcatcttcatttcaccTAGCATTTTCACTCCCAACTCCAACCTCTCGATAAGCACATACCCCAACTTCTGCTTCTCACTAATTTTCTCATTTGCTAACCTAACTTCCTTAACCAACTCCGACTTCTCCTTCTCCAAAATCTCCTCTTTCAAAGCCAGATCTCCTGATTTCCCATCATAAAATGCATCAAATTCCTTCTCCCTCATCTCAAACTCCCCTAATCGCTTCTCCAGTTCCATTTCCCTGTTGTCAATCTCCTTCAACCTCTCGCACTCCTTCACTCGCTGACCATCAACCTCAGCCTGCAACCTCTCGATAAGCTCATACCCCAACGTCTGTTTCTCATTTGCCAACCTAACCTCCTCAACcaactctgccttcttctttCCCAAAATCTCCTCTTTCAAAGCCAGATCTCTCGATTTCCCATCACAGAACGCATCAAATTCCTTCTCCCTCTTCTCAAACTCCCCTAATCGTTTCTCCAATTCCCTTTCCCTCTTGTCAATCTCCTTCAACCTCCCGCACTCCTTCACCCGCAGACCATCCACCTCAGCCTGCGACACCTCCAATTGTTGGATATGCTCATTAACCACCTGCAGCTGCTCATCCAACTTCTCCTCCCTCAACCTCAGCTCCTCCTCCCTCAACTTCAACGCCTCCCTTTTTCCTTCGTGTAAACAATTcaattctctcttcttctccaccATCTGCATCTCAAACGACTCGCTAAGTGACCTCAACTCCTCCTCCCTCAACCTCAACTCCTCCCCCTTTCCTTCGTGCAAACAATCcaattctctcttcttctccgcCATATGCATCTCAAACGACTCTCTAAGCGACCTCAACTCCTCCTCCCTCAACTTCAACGCCTCCATTTTCCCTTCGTGCAAACAATCcaattctctcttcttctccgcCATCTGCATCTCAAACGACCTCAACTCCTCCTCCCTCAACTTCAACGCCTCCATTTTCCCTTCGTGTAAACAATCCAATTCTCTCCTCTTCTCCGCCATCTGCATCTCAAACGACTCTCTAATCGACCTCAAATTCTCCTCCCGAGATTCAATCTCCGAGAAGCAATCCACTAAACCCTTAACCACACTATCGCCCATTACTTTCCACTCGTGCACCCTATCAATAATTGCGCTGGGATCCCCAACGCCTCTAGGCGGCGGAACGAATTCCATTATGCAgccaacacacacacacacaattctAATTGCTATGTATAACTAAGAAGACAAATCTTAGATTATGTATGCACAGATACACCAATGCATATACATACAGTAGTCAAAGATATGCATAAATATGCAGGAGGAGAAAATTTCACCTGCAATTTCGGAGTGAAAACCTTGGCGAGGAGGAGTGGTTTTTGAAGCGGCGGAACTCGGCAGTTGTATGAAAAATTCGGAACCGACTTCACATATATATAATGAAAACGAAAACTGAAGGAAAATTAAAGGAAATAAATTAGtccaaatatataattatagcTGTATGTTTGTGTACCTATTTATGCGAGATTTgctaatattaaattattaattgctCTCATTAAAGAAGATTTACACCAAAGCATTGATATTGCCTTCAACTAGGAAACCCTATTTTTCCGCTGGCCGTTTCAGATTCCAATTcggatgttaattaattaaatatatagagTTGGTTGAGGTTTTTttagtattaaaaatatatattcatattttctattttatttatctgCCGTAATTATTCATTATGTATTTATAACAggttttcttttagtatatggcatgttttatttttcgctattaatagtttaattatttttctctctctatactTCATGAATTTTTAGCATCTTTCACTATTAAAAAAATCTAGGTAAAAGTAATATTGGTATATGGTGTTAATTTACTTTTAAATTGTGAAATTTAGTACTAGTATAGTTCTAGtatgtgttgtgtttttcaaaatttgaatgatTAATTGCGAAGTTTTTAAAGATTCACAACTGTATCATGATGATTATTTTAGCATAGAAGGGATGTTGGCGCCCACATATAATTTTTTGGTTATGCGATTGAATACTGGCTCAAACTTATATTAATGTGAAGATGCGAATGATTAAACAATGCCTTTTTAGGCtaagaaactaaaaaataaaaataaattactgatCCAATAAGATAATAGATTTtacaatatcataatttatcatttaaattttaataaaatactgGACAAATATAAAATTACCTAGATAATCATTAGTACTTACTTTGTCCTTAAGAAAATGTCATTAGATTGATGATATGGAATTTGTTGAAATGTTGTTTAGTATGTTAAATATAGAGAAAACCATAGCTGAATAATATAATGCTGacaaaataatataattgaagTAATAATAAAGACAAATAGAAATATATTAGAATGTATTAATGATGATTAAGTAAAAAGGAGTATTTTGCATATTCAAGGTTTAGTTCATACAAAACTCATACCCCCTCGTATGACTACAACGATCTTAAGTGATCAAATTAGTAGCTAAAAATAACCtccatatttttaatttcattctTTAAGTGATTGAAATTTGATctctaattatacattaaaatttgtcAATATGGTACTTGAAATTTTCTAGCTAACAATATCTAATTATCAATATGAATATTTGTATTGCAAGTTtgcatattatttaaaaaattaaatcaacaataCAAAAGTACACCCTCCGTCTCAATAGTTTTTGTGACTTAATAAAGAGAGaacaaagtaaaagagaaaaaaaaataaagatggtGTTATTTCTAtgttaggccatgtttggttgcgggaaagtaaagttggtaaggaaaatgattcctgggaaaatgaatcccgggaatatgatttctaataatttTACTTTCTcatgtttggaaaatatcaagatttgaaagtatatatttgatttaaacactaaactaaaaatatacgtatcattttttatttataaaaaaataataatacatattatttaataaattgttaattacaaatgataataattatattattttatttattattacgatggatattTTAAacatggattatacatcataatatataataatataataataaataagattattattattatcattatatttacttattttttaattgaataaattttataatttaaaatttcactacagtTTTATTGtgaattactaatttataaattaataattattacattattatataattataattatatttaattatttaataaattattattattatgatactaaaaataaaaataaatattaataatatagttataattatgataatttgaattatagttatttattatcttgaaattaagtatggtttatacttttaaattatttttaaaacattgtaataaataataacaataataatgatgatgatgaaaataataataataataataataataataataataataataataataaactgtactatattgcattaaatatgtaagaatcctaaaactgggaaaaagaatacctaagaaaagttaggattcagaatcctggaaagttgtactaactttccttgtttcgaGATTTTGATTAcgttcccagtttgattaaaaacggaaacaaacataggaatttaaaatttaaggaatcagattactttttCGGACAGAATtctggcaaccaaacatggccaaaaagaaaaatgtttcatttttaataagaaAGATGAAGTATGCCGTTTCTTTAACAAAACCAAAAGTACTAGTAAATTATTTTCAAAGtttaatacaattaatatttttaacaatttattcataatattttttaaagtattATGACTAATGTGACGAAGAACCATATAAGTGACTCAAACCTCAAACTTGCTCGTTGATGAGAAATTCATGCTAAGTAAGCTGCATTTTGTTCTCTCATAAAATACAACTTCCATAACTTGCAATGTATTAGTGTTATGGGTATATTTACTATTGTCATATATGTAAATCTCAATCAATATAATGGGTTTATATCAATAGTCAAATACCCTAAACCCTGATTTGCTCAAAAAGTTTTGACgttcaagaaaataaaagaatttatgAATAATTGTCCCGAAATAATTATAGTTTGAATGGATATGAAATGTCCATTTAGAGCAACTAGAGttatttttctataaattgGTAAATACCTTAGACCATGTTTATTGGCAACCACTCAATCCAACacaattattcattttttaatatttaattaatttttatctcCTCCACATCATCTTCCATATCATCAATATTAATCCAACTCAGCCAAAACATATTTTATGATTTATCAATGATCATCTAACCAcatcattatatatttatttttatattatttttaataataatattattatataaaatatttattattgcaCAATAAAGTTTATAAAATCAGAAGGATTATAGGAGGAgaaatgattatttttttgtatgcaaaactatagcaaatgtggtcactatttatagaggatgaaagtttatgaattttgatataattttttaatataatatagactaaaggctcattttgatccttaacatattgcgattttttgattttggtccaaaatattatcttttgaattattcagtccctcacaaataaaaacgggtcacatttggtccattttggacggttccgtcaaaaatttgacagAAATTCCCCCTCCAGCATCTCCGCCGTACCATCACCTTcggtcctcctcctccctcaCCAAACAAATCCAGCTCCCTGCCACCGCACCATGCTCTTACCTCCTTCTCCAGCACGATTTCTCCTTCACCTACGGCCAGCCGCCGGTCCTCGCCACCTACACACCGCCGCCGCACTGCCCCTCCCCAAGCTCCGCCAAAATCGTCCTCGAGTGGACGGCGACGTGCAAGGGCAGGCAATTCGACCGCATCTTCGGCGTCTGAATCGGCGGCGCCGAAGGCCTCTGCAGGTGCACCGCCGCCGGCATTATCTGAACGGTGAAGAAGGACGTCACGAGGTACTCCTCTCTGCTCTCCACAAACCAAACCCTAGCTGTTTATTTGGGGAATCTCGTCGATTCCACCTACATCGGCGTCTACCACGTCAACATATTGCGAGATTTGGTTTCCACCTTAGggtttccgtcaaatttttgacgaaaccgtccaaaatggaccaaatgtgacccgtttttatttgtgagggaccgaataattcaaaagataattttttggaccaaaataaaaaaatcgcaatatgttaaggaccaaaattgGCCTTTAGtctataatatattaaagatatataaatatttaaaaatatatatatcaacCACACAATCTCTATACTtcatgaattttatattaaaattagcatctttcacttttaaaaaaaatcagggTAAAAGTAATATTGGTATATGGTGTTAATTTACTTTTAAATTGTGAAATTTAGTACTAGTATAGTTCTAGTATGTGTCatgtttttcaaaatttgaatgatTAATTGCGAAGTTTTAAAGATTCACAATTGTATCATGATGATTATTTTAGCATAGAAGGGAAGTTGGCGCccatatataattttttggttATGCGATTGAATATTGGCTCAAGCTTATATTAATGTGAAGATGTGAATGAATAAACAACGCCTTTTTTAGGCtaagaaactaaaaaataaaaataaattactgatCCAATAAGATAATAGATTTTACAGTATCATAATttatcatttaaattttaataaaataatggaCAAATATAAAATTACCTAAATAATCATTAGTACTTACTCTTTTTCCTAAAATTAACTcttatataagggaggaaattacaaataaactcttatactatagataggaggaaattacagcTGACGTCAAGAggactcgaactcggcacctcatgcaataatgtctatgctccttgccgctaggacaaaggctctggacaatCATTAGTACTTACTTTGTCCTTAAGAAAATGTCACATTAGATTGATGATAAGGAATAGTATGTTAAATATAGAGAAAACCATAGCTGAATAATATAATGCTGacaaaataatataattgaagTAATAATAAAGACAAATAGAAATATATTAGAATGTATTAACGATGATTAAGTAAAAAGGAGTATTTTGCATATTCAAAGTTTAGTTCATACAAACTCATACCCCTAGTATGAACTACAACGATCTTAAGTGATCAAATTAATAGCTAAAAATAACCtccatatttttaatttcattctTTAAGTGATTGAAATTTGATCTATagttatacattaaaatttgtcAATATGGTTGAAATTTTCTAGCTAACAATATCTAATTATCAATATGAATATTTGTATTGCATGTTtgcatattatttaaaaaattaaatcaacaataCAAAAGTACACCCTCCATCTCAATAGTTTTTGTGGCTTGATGAAGAGAgaacaaagtaagagagagaaaaaaataaagctggtatttttctattttaggaaatatttcaattttaataggataacttaaaaagaaaaatgtttcatttttaataggaaaGATGAAGTATGCCGTTTCTTTAACAAAACTAAAAGTACTAGTAAatcattttcaaagtttaatacaattaatatttttaacaatttattcataatatttttaaaagtattatgACTAATGTGACGAAGAACCATATAAGTGACTCAAACCTCAAACTTGCTCGTTGATGAGAAATTCATGCTAAGTAAGCTGCATTTTGTTCTCTCATAAAATACAACTTCCATAACTTGCAATGTATTAGTGTTATGGGTATATTTACTATTGTCATATATGTAAATCTCAATCAATATAATGGGTTTATATCAATAGTCAAATACCCTAAACCCTGATTTGCTCAAAAAGTTTTGACgttcaagaaaataaaagaatttatgAATAATTGTCCCGAAATAATTATACTTTGAATGGATATGAAATGTACATTTAGAGCAACTAGAGTTATTTttctataaatggtaaatacCTTAGATCATGTTTATCGGCAACTACTCAATCTAACACAattatccatttttttaatatttaattaatttatatctcCACATCATCTTCCATATCATCAATATTAATCCAACCCAACCACgacattttttatgatttatcaATGATCATCTAACCAGAAGTTTATAAAACCAGAAGGATTATAGGAGGAGAAATTTATATCTCCTCCACATCATCTTCCATATCATcaatgatttatttttatattattttttaataatattattattatataaaatatttattattgcacaataaaatttataaaaccagaaggattataggaggagaaatgatgattttttttgtatgcAAAATTATAGTAAATGTGGTCACTATTTATAGAGGATGAAAGTATATGaattttgatataatttttttaatataatatgttaaatatatataaatattttaaaaaatatatatcaaccaatgagattgtgttgacacaatctcattggcTGATGAATTAAAAGCAGTGGAGACCGGTGGTTGGAGGTTGGCTTGGAAGAGACTGGTTTTGGATAGAGAGAGGCCTCaactttcaatttttcttttattttaattgggaTGATGTGGCAGTCGACCACAATACACCGATAAACATGGTCTTAAGAACATGTTCAATTTGTTAGAGGTGGCTTGAGTATAAATAATTCTAGGTTAGATTTGGCAGTGATGAGTCCACGTAATTGAATCTCAAACATGGTGTTTAGTGACAAAGAATTGAGTTGTGATGACACtacttttcaaatccatttttaaTTCCATTTATGAGCTGACCAAAATACCCATCCATTATCACTTGATTTCAATAGaagttgagaaagtggggaggaATGAAAGTGAGAGGGGTCCAGCCTGGCCAGGCGATGGAGCTTCTGGGGCTGTGACCCGTTGCGTCCCGGCCCGCGTTGGAGGGGGTTCTGGCCGGTCCCGCACCCcaatttctgattttttttgcatttggaagaggaagaagagggagaggggcGACGGAGCTCGCCCTTtgactttttaatttttaatttttttacatttttttatgttttaatttttaatttttttagtttataacttattatttttgaattacaAATGAATTtctcattttataattattcaacGTTTTCAATATTTACAAGTAAAATAGGTTAAaattgtgaatagtgcaatttaatagttgtggcaTGGGATGGGGCATGCAGAGTTAGAGGAGTTGTGGCCTCAGACTCAAATTTAggagaatgatgacgtggaggggattTAGGGCCTGAATTCGGACTGAGGTTGTGGATGCTATGATTGATTTTGAATCTATTCTATTACAAAGCTAACTCACAAGTATCAAATAGCCAGCGCACCAACCCTAGGGAGCTCCATTTCTTATTCTTTAAGAGCATCCGCCATGGTGGcagccgtcgccaccgccgtccgcgctgCTGGAACGGATGTGTCTCGCCGCTtcgccagcgagcagctgacgtgtcgCGCGGCGATTgagcaacggcatagccgttgcctttaaatatatatttttttaatttaaaatcggtttttaatttaaaaaaccgataaaaatataaaaaaaaatcacttcccaaaaaaattataactggGTATTACCATTTTTACAGGGTGTTATGATTGGTATGGTTCCCCCCCAAAAagacacactttcatctataaatacccccactttcacacccaaaaattcacatcaaactacacaattctcatcttcattctccaatatccattctcatcttcattctcccatatccattttcatcttcattctctctgtcacgcccgcatttcctaaggataggaagtacggtggaccgcgactaggggaggaataaagaagcggggaagaaaggggagaacaagaatacttgactcgaaaacgtttaattagaggaagttcacttcaaaacaatgtactgtagcgacatttctaaagttaaagtaaacagagtttaaatgaaaacattgtatcagattacaaagcagcggaaaagaccaagagatagataatgccgggtatgacgacacgacaccatccaaaaggcaaagtaaaaacacaattttgactttaattgctcaacatccgtcctccccatcgtcgctcaacctgcacattaagaaaacaacatgcagggctgagtacttattgcactcagtggacacacgccaaaatcatagtttgtcatgccataacagtgtaaccttggggttttaagtgcaagaaaataacccaagtacactaaaacatatttcataaattcgactgcgcagtcattttccagagattgccacccttattcccccatcatacactatctgattcaacgggtgacaaggggcgtggccacaccccaggtcaactagaccggccaacttgctctcagatggctcccgatctcgtgtacactagcctgagggttcgcagcccaacagacccgaattcgattaaacatatgtggtaaaccacttcagataggtttcaaaacaaaacaattggcaagacaaacagttcacctccataaacatttccggaacagagtccgtatttgagataacccacaaaatagtagggtagaaaagcccacctcgattgcttagcttttaaacagtttccttcttcaaccacaatttcctcgtaaaagatcacccttttgaaagataaataagtaTCATAATTAGAATCAGGAAAGACggggtttaaacgacaatgcatgaatcctacgtggatgacttcgacatctagcacgttacacgtacgcacacttaacaacatcttataagtcaatcacacaaaaacacacgtccgaaacacaccacgcacgcacccgacacgcatacaacgtactcaagacgcgcacacgacacacacgcaACACTCATACCCCCGGCATACCCtcactgtgcaaacggctcacttggctcggaaaaggttcggaaaaaggatcggcgtctcggcctggctcggtgtctcggccgcctggctcggcacctcggccggctgtctcgccgcctggctcggtgtctcggccgaccgtctcggctgcctggctcggcacctcggccgactgtctcggccgcctggctcggcacctcggccgaccgtctcggccgcctggctcggcacctcggccgaccgtctcggccgcctggctcggcacctctgccgaccgtctcggccgcctggctcggcacctcggccgaccgtctcggccgcctggctcggcactggctcggcgtctgtctcggcatctggctcggcacctggcgcggcacctgtctcggcattggctcggcacctgtctcggcatctggctcggcacctggcgcggcacctgtctcggcactggctcggcacctggcccgacatctggctcggcgtctcggccgctggctcgatCACGTGCACACAAACtttcccccaaccaacgattctcaaaccttatacgacaaTCACAACACACATTCCACAacccaaaacacacccgaaaacatgAGATCAAACCTTCAAAACTCCCCACAAACACTGCCCAAGGCCGAACcccaaaactctcggccaacacacacaaaccacccgaaccaaacgctgttttccccgagccatctcttggccaaacacacccacatacatcccAAAGACCACACACTCAGATTCACACCCATTGCACATAAATACATCACCCAAAAACATACATCCATCAGAAAAGCGCAGTtcacttacaaaaatcattataaaatcaccAGACCTCCAAAGAAGCtaaaatttacacaccacacccaagacacatccaagtttatacagttaaaaaaTTCTTATCAAAaagagatcgtttgctcagtcaaaaaggggtcggaacccactgtcagttatcaccaaaaacatgttcaacacaaacacatagccacaaaacctattcagcatctaaaccatccaaaaacgtcctacatgcatgtttttttcGAAATTATTAAgagttagggtcttgggttacctttcccggatagttcaaacgtagATCAAAAGCTTTCCCTACTCCGCTTCCAAATTCGGTACGAGAGAGATACCTTGACGAAACCAAGAAATAAATGAGAGGGAGTGAGAGGGAaagagaaccgagagggagaaggagggagAACTTACCGGCGAG
This sequence is a window from Salvia splendens isolate huo1 chromosome 14, SspV2, whole genome shotgun sequence. Protein-coding genes within it:
- the LOC121765523 gene encoding FRIGIDA-like protein 5 isoform X2, producing MEFVPPPRGVGDPSAIIDRVHEWKVMGDSVVKGLVDCFSEIESREENLRSIRESFEMQMAEKRRELDCLHEGKMEALKLREEELRSFEMQMAEKKRELDCLHEGKMEALKLREEELRSLRESFEMHMAEKKRELDCLHEGKGEELRLREEELRSLSESFEMQMVEKKRELNCLHEGKREALKLREEELRLREEKLDEQLQVVNEHIQQLEVSQAEVDGLRVKECGRLKEIDKRERELEKRLGEFEKREKEFDAFCDGKSRDLALKEEILGKKKAELVEEVRLANEKQTLGYELIERLQAEVDGQRVKECERLKEIDNREMELEKRLGEFEMREKEFDAFYDGKSGDLALKEEILEKEKSELVKEVRLANEKISEKQKLGYVLIERLELGVKMLGEMKMIMAEKFKELESREEAAHESLTASLNEAELIRESVEKRFKELESIEKELTLSQEDKTKKLESAKGQLGYVRTNEAELRREKSNEQQKSKLQNKPEEKKQEHELQQVNLVSCKKEHDDKELDSVEKSLSCIRESTTQSCAKENLALSEPDQPHQQSVGTDAGLVADKEQHVCKPREVDVKEKLNDVHFKEQGSKQQMVTDACLTTKQDEAVDSKLALHKNHLVALIRFPEKDLELMGRNFYKILSISPDPAKLVIEALHGFEEIRLGTLDMERRATILLLDQLAKLSPKIQPCVKQAATKLACLWKSETSSAERPTEALAFLHLLAVYGISSSFDRSELLSFLKLADKHKHNPNLCRTLGLADRVPGYIKVLMNEKHYLLASTYVFEYQLQHMFSQSEILNYYASHSKKSANALCRREHNTSAAQANAAEIAALRLGIEHIVKYGLESDYSPITFTARIKQLEASQAGLRRRIPSPSDSSEKHGRCNRSQETSKWARRKRKRCREAKNSDAFSNNCSSPDWRQPPQHQSSQMKTSNAAPAYPWEFVNLAPFPQSAGPRKRPRTNTWVKEGGAQVGKVASQC
- the LOC121765523 gene encoding FRIGIDA-like protein 5 isoform X1; the protein is MEFVPPPRGVGDPSAIIDRVHEWKVMGDSVVKGLVDCFSEIESREENLRSIRESFEMQMAEKRRELDCLHEGKMEALKLREEELRSFEMQMAEKKRELDCLHEGKMEALKLREEELRSLRESFEMHMAEKKRELDCLHEGKGEELRLREEELRSLSESFEMQMVEKKRELNCLHEGKREALKLREEELRLREEKLDEQLQVVNEHIQQLEVSQAEVDGLRVKECGRLKEIDKRERELEKRLGEFEKREKEFDAFCDGKSRDLALKEEILGKKKAELVEEVRLANEKQTLGYELIERLQAEVDGQRVKECERLKEIDNREMELEKRLGEFEMREKEFDAFYDGKSGDLALKEEILEKEKSELVKEVRLANEKISEKQKLGYVLIERLELGVKMLGEMKMIMAEKFKELESREEAAHESLTASLNEAELIRESVEKRFKELESIEKELTLSQEDKTKKLESAKGQLGYVRTNEAELRREKSNEQQKSKLQNKPEEKKQEHELQQVNLVSCKKEHDDKELDSVEKSLSCIRESTTQSCAKENLALSEPDQPHQQSVGTDAGLVADKEQHVCKPREVDVKEKLNDVHFKEQGSKQQMVTDACLTTKQDEAVDSKLALHKNHLVALIRFPEKDLELMGRNFYKILSISPDPAKLVIEALHGFEEIRLGTLDMERRATILLLDQLAKLSPKIQPCVKQAATKLACLWKSETSSAERPTEALAFLHLLAVYGISSSFDRSELLSFLKLADKHKHNPNLCRTLGLADRVPGYIKVLMNEKHYLLASTYVFEYQLQHMFSQSEILNYYASHSKKSANALCRREHNTSAAQKANAAEIAALRLGIEHIVKYGLESDYSPITFTARIKQLEASQAGLRRRIPSPSDSSEKHGRCNRSQETSKWARRKRKRCREAKNSDAFSNNCSSPDWRQPPQHQSSQMKTSNAAPAYPWEFVNLAPFPQSAGPRKRPRTNTWVKEGGAQVGKVASQC